GGGTAAGAAAACGAAGAATCGCTTGAGACTCGGACTGAGTCGGTTAGCAGCGAGTTGTTTTTTACCTTGTTGAAGTGTTTGCGGtatcaacttaaaaaaaaaaaaaattggattttagTGAAAGTAGATTGAAATTCGCATTGTGGCGGGATGTTGACCGAGATTATTTGCCACGTTAatggtttaaaataaaaaaatccaaaaaggGTTGCTGAAATTAGATCGCTAATGGTTTTAAGTTCTGGTTGAAATTTTTATCGGTTTAGATATAAAACCCGGGTTGGCTACTGAACCGTTCCGGAAGTGAGCTCTGGTTCGGTAAGGTTAGTAGGAGTTTCGGGCTTTCGGCGACTCTTCTGTTCTGTGTTTTCTGCAAAAAAGCCCAGAGGAAACGCAGTCTTTTCATTTTGAAACCCTAGCTGTCAAGGTGGATCTGTCTTCAACATTTCAATCGAGCCTTTGATTTCTCTTAAGCCGGTTTAGAGATTCGGTTTAAGGGTGTTTTCTTGTGTCTATTAGGTTTTGATTTCATGGattctggtgattctcctcgGATGGATACGGTTGGTTTGTAAATTTTTTCATCCGTTTGATATTGTCTTATCTGTTTTCAcataatgtatatttttttaactttagttGCAGAGGGTATCTGGTACTGCAGTTGTTCAGAAAGACATGAGGGAATGCATTAATGATATCGAGAAGGCTGGCTTGGACTGGGTACAAGCCAGGGCCGTTGCTAGAGATCGGATGTTTAAGGCCAAGAGCAAGAAGATCGGCCAGTTGTTGAATGACTCGCGAGACTCTTTGATCCGTTCGTTACATGAAACGGTGGAAGCTGACAGAAAGAAAAAGGTAAATTTGTCTGCGTAATTGTTTGCATCATTCTAATCTTTTCGGTtctttcagttttgtttttcCCCTGTATATACAGGATGTTGATATTGAAATGAAAACAGCTCTTCTAAATCCAGCCGGCTCGGCAAGACAGTCATGAGCCGGTTCCAGATGATAAATAGTatgatgtatgtttttttttatgtttagcTCTACTAAAGGAGTGATATTATCTCCGTTGTCCTGTTTGTATTTGGCATGAAGCAGACATGCTGGATTCCCACCAACTTTTATGATTAAAATGAAGAAGAGTTAGTAGTTATGCGAAGAATATGATGACCTTTCTTTAAACACTTATTAGTAACATAAATGGTAAAGCATAATTATCAAACATATAAAATGCAAAGAAGAGGCAGTGTCCTAGAATCAGATTGAAACCCTTGTGTTTAACTTTTATAAGGAGTAGGCATTACAGATTAATCGGAACATGTCCAATTCACCGCGCTATAATGTAAAATTAAAGACTTGAAACTAATTCAAATCAAACCTTATATAAACCCATAACTAAAGttcttgaccaaaaaaaaagtacacAAGGGATGCTGAAGTTACAACAAATTAACATTGTTTTGAGGTGGCTCTACCCAAACGATGAGGCGAGACCAACATGTTACCGTCATCAGAGAAGACAGAGAGACCAAGAAAACTCTCAAGCCTCTTCAGGTGAATACTTAAATAAGAAGATGACCCAAATATACAACTAACAGTGGATACTAATGTAAGGTTTGGGCTCACTTACGTTATGATATGGTTGGACTGATCTACGTATCAGTTCTTTGCTGCTTTAGTCCATTCTCTATGAAGTTTGTTTCGACCCGTTTCTATTTATTGTTTGGAGATCGGTGTgttcatctcttttttttttttttttttaaatgttaaatttattcatcaaaaaactttttttacatACAAAATGTGACTTTTTTTCTATGACAATAGTCATATTAGCTTTGAGCTGAAATGTTTATAAAACACAGAAAAAACAACCTCCATGTTTAAATCTCCCGAGAACCGAACCAAGCAACCATTGCCTCATTGAATCGTCTTGTTCTTCCCCTGGTGAGGGAGGAGATCCGATTGCGCACTGTCTTATCAATACATCTGATAAGGATGTCGGATGTTTTGTGCACTACTTCCCCATGCCTCCTccaatttctctctctctccatataGTGTGTATTGAGAGTtgaaatatacatatttcaacAGAAACTGTTGTATTCCTTGCCTTCCTCGAGCTTCCAGTATCTGCACAATGCTGCTCCAGTCTTTGAACTACATTCATCTTGGCTATTCCCACATTTAAACTTTCAATTTTTGGTTTATGCCTTAGTacttattttcatattttctagtttattgttttatagattttttttatgttcttaTGGGTCTGGAAATATTTCGATCGTTGCTAGCTTCTGCCTCAAGAAAAGAATGTGCTCCTTGCTGATTTATATGTATACGActtcattttaattgttttaaaataatcttcatataacaaaaaaaatctttatggACACAAcacaaatagttttttttatagcaCAAAAActcatttatttataaacactaaaaTCATTTTAATGGGAAGATTTCATCAAATATATTTCGTAAGTAACCCTTCCATCAGTGTCCAGAATCCCATGATGATTTCTCGAGTAAATGAGGAAATTTGACTTATAGTAGCTCCAAGCCTGGTTGGAATCCTTGGCCTAACTACAGCTGAGTCGAATCGGGGTTAAAGGCTTAAAGTGCTTGTTTAATTAGAAACATGAATTGTATgtgttaaaaaggaaaaaacccCATGGATTAGTAGAGATGTGGTGAAATTGAATTTTAAGGAGAAGGCTGGGCTTCACAATGTATATGTGTGAAATCTCTATATGTGTAGTCCAGTCCCATCAATCTTTTTCCCTAGTCAATTCCGGcctaattatttaagtttcgGTTTGGTCCAGTTCCGGTTGAGTTTGAGAAATTTTTGACTTACCAAATCGCTTGATCAAGTCATCTTTAGACAGATCTCGTTCGCAAGCATGCATATATCAGTAATGGCATGAGAATGAGGTGGTCCCCTCCTTGTCAGAACTCTTTCGCGTTTGGTTTACGAAAACAATGCCTTTAAgacattattaattaatttgacaAAGATGATTAGGAGGCTCCCCCATGTTCACGGCTTCATTCCCTGGCATTTATGCCTAGTTTTTCTTGAACATTGACTGTTCATAATTCGTATGCTTATGGTAAGTAAAATTATTACAATTCTTTGGTTCTCTGTGccataaaatttcaaagttgcAACTCTCGAATTCACAACTGATAATATAAACAGTTTAACTTGTAGGGTCTAGTTGATTTAAATGCAAAGGGTACAAATGCAGATCCATAAGTAAAAATCTTTGGAAGTAAACACTTTTACGGTTTCAAGTGTTATTaacttattataaatatttataaaaaaatactatagaGCATACACATTCTTGTTATTTTCAAATCCACATTGTCTAGTTGAATCTATTGCGAACATAGGGAATGGTTGATATTAGTTATATTAATTAACTTGGTATGAATCTTTGACCCATATTAAAAAACAAACTTGATATGAATGATATGATGTACTTTGAACAGGAGAAGCTAAGTTTTTGATTGTTTTCTTTCCAAAAATATCTTAGGCCAATAAAAAGgaatattaaaaacattcaagCAAAAGAATCACTAATTAAGAACTGTCACGGGGCAGCATAATTCTCGGTAGGGAATCTGGTTCTGTCTTCTAATGAAATTAGTCTGAGATAGAGCATATGATTAGCTCTGTAAATACGGATATTAATAAGCTAAATTACTGATTATTTATGATAATAATTACtccaaaaatttaaaagaaaatcaaacactAGTTAGGCCGCGCCTATGGAGCGCAACCATTTGGTCTGAATAAAAGTAGAAGCCAACCaataaaagaaaagattaataaataaaagtttgaaATAAGAAGAGACGAAGCCACATGCCTCGGACCAAAGTTACCGTTAAGTCTTCGTGCCAGACTTGGAAGTAAATCGTTTTATTCTCATAATCCAACGGTCATATCTGATCCTAGCCgtccatttaaaaaataaaataaaaattacacttatttctattttgatttatattcgtCAATTCATAGTCACTTGCCTATATCAACCCCTTGGTCAGATTCGACTGTATCAGAGTATAAAGATTCTCTTTCGCTTAATGCTCTTCCTCTAGTCTCTCTGGTGGGTTTTCTCTCGGAAGAATTAAAACGAACAAAAATGGTTAATTCCTGTGAGAACAACATCGTTGTTGAAGCCACTACAACGTCGGTTCTTCAAGGTAATAGAATTTTTCTAGAGTTATAGTCATATAGATGGAGAGTTTTGACATATGTTGTGTTTTAGATGAAACGACAAGTAGAAAGTTCGGACAAGAgatgaagagagagaagagaagagttctAGGTGTGATTAATCATAATGTGGTTGGTGCAAGAGGTGTTGTCAACAAGAGAGGCAACTTATCTAAGTAAAATTCAACATTAAACTCTCTCAAGTTAGTATATGTAAAGATTGAATCTTGTAATCTCAATCTgcattttgttttgatttgattcatctTGCAGATCTAGAGTTGAAGAGCCCTTGTATCATCAGGAGGATGCGAAGAAGCTGAAGACATCAGTTCCAAGTGAAAACTATTTCGGCGACTCTATATTCAttgatgacgaagaagaagaagaagaagctacaTTGGACCATACAATGCCAATGTCTCTGGAGAAGCCATACACTGAAGCTGATCCAATGGTAAACATAATTAATCCAGCTTGATAAAAAATCTTAGCTATAAAATCATTTCGAATAATTAAAGATTGAATGTGACAGGAGGAAGTTGAGATGGAGGATGTAATAGTGGAAGAAGAACCAATCTTGGATATAGATTTATCTGATGCCAAGAACTCACTTGCAGCTGTTGAGTATGTCCAAGATCTATACTCATTTTACCGCACAATGGAGGTGAAAAagtttgtttactttttttttacgtGTCTTTGAATCAACCAGAGGCTTGAGTTTGccttaaaaaacaattattgtTTTGAATCTGCAGAGGTTTAGCTGTGTTCCAGTAGATTATATGATGCAACAAATGGACTTAAACGAGAAGATGAGAGCAATACTAATCGACTGGTTAATCGAGGTATTATTGCATTTTTTTAGAATGATGTTACTGTATAAATGAGAGAGACTAAAGAAGCTAAAATGAATGTCCACTAGGTGCATGAcaagtttgatttgatgaaGGAGACATTGTTTCTGACGGTGAATCTGATAGATAGATTCTTGTCCAAGAAAGCTGTTATGAGAAAGAAGCTTCAGCTGGTAGGGTTAGTGGCTTTGCTCTTAGCTTGCAAGTACGAAGAGGTTTCGGTTCCTGTTG
The nucleotide sequence above comes from Brassica napus cultivar Da-Ae chromosome A9, Da-Ae, whole genome shotgun sequence. Encoded proteins:
- the LOC106364186 gene encoding cyclin-B2-1 isoform X2, translating into MVNSCENNIVVEATTTSVLQDETTSRKFGQEMKREKRRVLGVINHNVVGARGVVNKRGNLSKSRVEEPLYHQEDAKKLKTSVPSENYFGDSIFIDDEEEEEEATLDHTMPMSLEKPYTEADPMEEVEMEDVIVEEEPILDIDLSDAKNSLAAVEYVQDLYSFYRTMERFSCVPVDYMMQQMDLNEKMRAILIDWLIEVHDKFDLMKETLFLTVNLIDRFLSKKAVMRKKLQLVGLVALLLACKYEEVSVPVVEDLVLISDKAYTRNDVLDMEKTMLSTLQFNVSLPTQYPFLKRFLKAAQADKKCEMLASFLIELALVEYEMLQFQPSLLAATAVYTAQCTVGGFRQWSSTCEFHSHYSEDQLM
- the LOC106364186 gene encoding cyclin-B2-1 isoform X1 — its product is MVNSCENNIVVEATTTSVLQDETTSRKFGQEMKREKRRVLGVINHNVVGARGVVNKRGNLSKSRVEEPLYHQEDAKKLKTSVPSENYFGDSIFIDDEEEEEEATLDHTMPMSLEKPYTEADPMEEVEMEDVIVEEEPILDIDLSDAKNSLAAVEYVQDLYSFYRTMERFSCVPVDYMMQQMDLNEKMRAILIDWLIEVHDKFDLMKETLFLTVNLIDRFLSKKAVMRKKLQLVGLVALLLACKYEEVSVPVVEDLVLISDKAYTRNDVLDMEKTMLSTLQFNVSLPTQYPFLKRFLKAAQADKKCEMLASFLIELALVEYEMLQFQPSLLAATAVYTAQCTVGGFRQWSSTCEFHSHYSEDQLIECCRKMVSLHQRAPTGKLTGVYRKYNTSKFGYIAKCEAAHFLVSA
- the BNAA09G09190D gene encoding uncharacterized protein BNAA09G09190D isoform X1, coding for MDSGDSPRMDTLQRVSGTAVVQKDMRECINDIEKAGLDWVQARAVARDRMFKAKSKKIGQLLNDSRDSLIRSLHETVEADRKKKDVDIEMKTALLNPAGSARQS
- the BNAA09G09190D gene encoding uncharacterized protein BNAA09G09190D isoform X2; the protein is MDSGDSPRMDTRVSGTAVVQKDMRECINDIEKAGLDWVQARAVARDRMFKAKSKKIGQLLNDSRDSLIRSLHETVEADRKKKDVDIEMKTALLNPAGSARQS